In a single window of the Acyrthosiphon pisum isolate AL4f chromosome X, pea_aphid_22Mar2018_4r6ur, whole genome shotgun sequence genome:
- the LOC100570047 gene encoding uncharacterized protein LOC100570047, producing MRFAIIGFLVLVMGAAVKAHIHFIRLALLAAMGLAGMWMMHKLAQDWHKISSSRPAKPAAMAGKLLGLWKRSLPDEHVNAYVEESLTDFYKFDEILRQDRSTCARKMICQIAATPENQLNQVETNLLKLLSPTEHFGENMAKNIFRKAMDLGRSKKDVKACHSEYKKCRFNTRQMFKLFTSFM from the exons ATGAGATTCGCGATAATTGGATTCTTAGTGCTGGTGATGGGCGCCGCCGTCAAAGCGCACATACATTTCATAAGACTGGCTCTGCTGGCGGCCATGGGACTGGCTGGCATGTGGATGATGCACAAGCTCGCACAAGACTGGCACAAGATTTCATCCAGCAGGCCCGCCAAGCCAGCAGCCATGGCCGGAAAGCTTTTGGGGCTCTGGAAGAGATCTTTACCCGACGAG CACGTTAACGCGTATGTCGAAGAGTCACTGACCGATTTCTACAAATTTGACGAAATTCTCAGGCAAGACAGGTCGACGTGTGCGAGGAAAATGATATGTCAAATCGCGGCTACGCCTGAAAATCAGCTCAACCAAGTGGAGACCAATCTGCTCAAACTGCTCAG CCCCACCGAACACTTTGGCGAAAACATGGCAAAGAACATATTCCGAAAGGCCATGGACCTGGGACGGAGTAAAAAGGACGTGAAGGCGTGTCATTCAGAGTATAAAAAATGCAGATTCAACACAagacaaatgtttaaattattcactTCGTTCATGTGA